Proteins encoded by one window of Pecten maximus chromosome 15, xPecMax1.1, whole genome shotgun sequence:
- the LOC117343650 gene encoding integrin alpha-PS1-like isoform X1, with protein MAIDLRDRTVLLLALWINSCVFGYNIDTNIPVIKKGISGSYFGFSVAEHINDDYLILVGAPLFNSTSEGTTVQTGGVFKCNARSMDPDDCQYIEDIETSISNDGQRAGQWMGSTISSTTQPGKRVLVCAHRYTTNYVGIGTCVTLNSDLSADNERRPCRDDGLENEGLAYCQAGTSGVMMNDERVLLGAPGAVDWTGGLWTQYTGDNIREDLSWFRSPIYLKEDTRKPRPIDLTSYMGFSVTYGRFDPNGVTFVGGAPRSVSKGQVVLFVKDNKGLTYRDNQILTGEEPFSAFGYSLTAIDVNDDSFDDLIVGSPMYLEKDQSIGGAIYIYMGSDSEMITKDSVPIKITSRKMSESDCLKFMCKDARFGHTLAKAGDVNLDGYQDLVVGAPYEGVDKGAIYIFHGSADGLKETYAQRIYASDIVTSPPLRAFGHAISGGMDMDGNGYDDIAVGSYESGQAILLRTRPIVHLTSAISVQPNKFNISETALCFNGVKKRCVVMTFILSYTIEPVRSVPLQVIYTIEADTGKQRKRVEFDNPTPGMNGQIEKTVTLPIVNRNVEVKHIIYLKDNFQDKLHPVQFKATYRLPDENWPTRRKRQASFPDINNFPVLVMTGGTDATDITLNTQIAFAKECGSNDICESSLSLMAEVKLADVDQQTGYKVMTDIGSDLTIKFTVTNKMEPAYETMFYIVVPKEFEYKNSKALNSDSFLPECSVYNATLMTCGGLGNPLFKTVVREFTITFNTAGLDPKTNFFSIKAFVNTTSSEQTPNEDVKNLMVKVVSKTNMVVYGSAKPDADVVFSGEVRGESAISRAAQIGPSINHTYVVLNDGNSTVGQAELQIDWPYEMKPLLPGHSGKHLLYLIDIQTEYGDIDCSRMDPSIFNPLNVDLNPEVQLTGTDLESSGDTDLESENVTQTNVTNEDGYTTVGQRRRRQAETNVDEEEKEGKNDDSRVRLAEQREKMEKVVVLSCEQENVQCSRLTCMIYRLGPSDSASVKVVARLWESTLLEDYPAVDMVKIQSKGQVKT; from the exons AATACTGGTCGGAGCACCTTTATTTAACAGTACGAGTGAAGGTACGACTGTTCAGACTGGAGGTGTGTTCAAGTGTAATGCCAGGTCTATGGACCCTGATGATTGTCAGTACATAGAAGATATAG AAACCAGTATAAGTAATGATGGCCAGAGGGCTGGACAGTGGATGGGGTCCACCATCAGTAGTACAACACAACCGGGAAAACGTGTACTG GTGTGTGCTCACAGATATACAACAAATTATGTGGGCATAGGAACGTGTGTGACATTGAACTCTGACCTTTCTGCCGACAATGAGAGACGACCTTGCCGTGATGATGGGCTAGAGAATGAAGGTTTAGCGTATTGTCAAGCTGGAACATCAGGTGTCATGATGAAT GACGAGCGTGTCTTACTGGGAGCTCCAGGAGCTGTTGATTGGACAG GTGGCTTGTGGACACAGTACACCGGAGACAATATCCGAGAGGACCTTTCATGGTTCAGATCACCGATCTATCTTAAGGAGGACACTCGCAAGCCACGCCCGATTGACCTCACATCTTACATGG GATTCTCTGTAACATACGGAAGATTTGACCCCAATGGAGTGACCTTTGTGGGCGGGGCCCCACGATCCGTCTCCAAGGGTCAAGTAGTTCTATTTGTGAAAGATAACAAGGGATTGACATACAGGGACAACCAGATTCTAACTGGAGAGGAACCGTTTTCTGCCTTCGGCTACTCCTTGACAGCCATCGACGTCAATGATGATTC ATTTGATGATCTCATCGTTGGTAGTCCTATGTATCTCGAGAAGGACCAAAGTATTGGTGGCGCCATCTACATTTACATGGGAAGCGACTCTGAAATg ATTACCAAAGATTCCGTGCCAATTAAGATTACAAGTCGTAAGATGAGTGAAAGTGACTGTTTGAAATTCATGTGTAAGGATGCTAGGTTTGGACACACACTGGCGAAGGCAGGGGACGTCAACCTTGACGGTTATCAAG ATCTGGTGGTCGGAGCTCCGTATGAGGGTGTTGATAAGGGAGCTATCTACATCTTCCATGGCTCTGCTGACGGTCTGAAGGAAACCTACGCTCAG AGAATCTATGCCTCGGACATCGTCACCAGTCCACCACTCAGAGCATTTGGACACGCAATCTCTGGTGGTATGGACATGGATGGAAATGGGTATGATGACATCGCTGTTGGCTCCTACGAATCTGGACAGGCCATTCTCCTACGGACACGACCAATCGTTCACTTGACTTCTGCTATCTCTGTTCAACCTAACAAATTCAACATTTCTGAGACAGCTTTGTGTTTTAATGGAGTGAAAAAACGCTGTGTTGTTATGACATTCATTCTGTCGTACACCATCGAACCCGTCAGAAG TGTACCACTTCAGGTTATCTATACCATTGAAGCTGATACAGGAAAACAGAGAAAACGTGTGGAGTTTGATAATCCCACCCCAGGCATGAACGGTCAGATTGAGAAAACTGTGACCCTACCAATAGTGAACAGGAATGTGGAAGTCAAACATATCATTTATCTTAAG GACAATTTCCAGGACAAACTCCACCCAGTTCAGTTCAAGGCCACCTATAGACTCCCCGACGAGAACTGGCCCACACGCCGTAAACGACAGGCCAGCTTTCCTGACATAAATAACTTTCCTGTTCTCGTCATGACTGGTGGGACAGACGCCACAGATATAACACTTAATACACAG ATAGCATTCGCCAAGGAGTGTGGCAGCAACGATATTTGTGAGAGCAGTTTGTCTCTGATGGCGGAGGTCAAACTGGCAGATGT aGATCAGCAGACTGGTTACAAGGTGATGACTGATATCGGATCAGACCTGACTATTAAGTTCACAGTAACTAATAAAATGGAGCCGGCATATGAGACAATGTTCTATATTGTTGTTCCAAAAGAGTTTGAATACAAAAATTCCAAGGCTTTGAACTCT GATTCCTTCTTGCCAGAGTGTTCTGTGTACAATGCCACTCTGATGACTTGTGGAGGACTTGGAAATCCGCTGTTCAAGACTGTTGTCAGGGAATTTACAATCACTTTTAATACTGCAGGTCTCGACCCCAAAACAAACTTCTTTTCCATAAAAGCTTTTGTGAATAC GACGAGTTCGGAACAGACACCTAATGAAGATGTGAAGAACTTGATGGTGAAGGTTGTGTCGAAGACAAACATGGTTGTATACGG GTCAGCCAAACCAGATGCGGATGTGGTGTTTAGTGGAGAGGTGCGAGGGGAAAGTGCCATCAGTAGGGCAGCTCAGATTGGTCCTTCTATCAACCATACTTATGTG GTTTTGAATGATGGTAACAGTACAGTAGGCCAGGCAGAGTTACAAATTGATTGGCCATATGAGATGAAACCCTTGCTACCTGGACACAGTGGCAAGCACCTGCTTTACCTAATCGACATCCAG ACGGAGTATGGTGATATTGACTGTAGCCGCATGGACCCATCAATATTCAACCCACTGAATGTAGAT CTGAACCCGGAAGTCCAGTTGACAGGTACAGATCTCGAGTCTTCTGGTGACACAGACCTCGAGTCTGAAAATGTCACACAAACTAATGTA ACAAATGAGGATGGTTATACAACTGTTGGTCAGCGGCGTAGACGACAAGCAGAGACAAATGTTgatgaagaagaaaaagaaggaaaGAATGACGACTCCAGAGTACGGCTTGCAGAACAGAGGGAAAAAATGGAAAAAGTAGTGGTTTTG agCTGTGAACAAGAAAATGTACAATGCTCCCGTTTGACGTGCATGATTTATCGTCTGGGTCCATCAGACTCTGCCAGTGTCAAGGTCGTTGCTCGGTTGTGGGAAAGCACACTACTGGAGGATTACCCAGCCGTCGACATGGTCAAAATACAATCTAAAGGTCAAGTTAAAACTTGA
- the LOC117343650 gene encoding integrin alpha-PS1-like isoform X2 has protein sequence MAIDLRDRTVLLLALWINSCVFGYNIDTNIPVIKKGISGSYFGFSVAEHINDDYLILVGAPLFNSTSEGTTVQTGGVFKCNARSMDPDDCQYIEDIETSISNDGQRAGQWMGSTISSTTQPGKRVLVCAHRYTTNYVGIGTCVTLNSDLSADNERRPCRDDGLENEGLAYCQAGTSGVMMNDERVLLGAPGAVDWTGGLWTQYTGDNIREDLSWFRSPIYLKEDTRKPRPIDLTSYMGFSVTYGRFDPNGVTFVGGAPRSVSKGQVVLFVKDNKGLTYRDNQILTGEEPFSAFGYSLTAIDVNDDSFDDLIVGSPMYLEKDQSIGGAIYIYMGSDSEMITKDSVPIKITSRKMSESDCLKFMCKDARFGHTLAKAGDVNLDGYQDLVVGAPYEGVDKGAIYIFHGSADGLKETYAQRIYASDIVTSPPLRAFGHAISGGMDMDGNGYDDIAVGSYESGQAILLRTRPIVHLTSAISVQPNKFNISETALCFNGVKKRCVVMTFILSYTIEPVRSVPLQVIYTIEADTGKQRKRVEFDNPTPGMNGQIEKTVTLPIVNRNVEVKHIIYLKDNFQDKLHPVQFKATYRLPDENWPTRRKRQASFPDINNFPVLVMTGGTDATDITLNTQIAFAKECGSNDICESSLSLMAEVKLADVDQQTGYKVMTDIGSDLTIKFTVTNKMEPAYETMFYIVVPKEFEYKNSKALNSDSFLPECSVYNATLMTCGGLGNPLFKTVVREFTITFNTAGLDPKTNFFSIKAFVNTTSSEQTPNEDVKNLMVKVVSKTNMVVYGSAKPDADVVFSGEVRGESAISRAAQIGPSINHTYVVLNDGNSTVGQAELQIDWPYEMKPLLPGHSGKHLLYLIDIQTEYGDIDCSRMDPSIFNPLNVDTNEDGYTTVGQRRRRQAETNVDEEEKEGKNDDSRVRLAEQREKMEKVVVLSCEQENVQCSRLTCMIYRLGPSDSASVKVVARLWESTLLEDYPAVDMVKIQSKGQVKT, from the exons AATACTGGTCGGAGCACCTTTATTTAACAGTACGAGTGAAGGTACGACTGTTCAGACTGGAGGTGTGTTCAAGTGTAATGCCAGGTCTATGGACCCTGATGATTGTCAGTACATAGAAGATATAG AAACCAGTATAAGTAATGATGGCCAGAGGGCTGGACAGTGGATGGGGTCCACCATCAGTAGTACAACACAACCGGGAAAACGTGTACTG GTGTGTGCTCACAGATATACAACAAATTATGTGGGCATAGGAACGTGTGTGACATTGAACTCTGACCTTTCTGCCGACAATGAGAGACGACCTTGCCGTGATGATGGGCTAGAGAATGAAGGTTTAGCGTATTGTCAAGCTGGAACATCAGGTGTCATGATGAAT GACGAGCGTGTCTTACTGGGAGCTCCAGGAGCTGTTGATTGGACAG GTGGCTTGTGGACACAGTACACCGGAGACAATATCCGAGAGGACCTTTCATGGTTCAGATCACCGATCTATCTTAAGGAGGACACTCGCAAGCCACGCCCGATTGACCTCACATCTTACATGG GATTCTCTGTAACATACGGAAGATTTGACCCCAATGGAGTGACCTTTGTGGGCGGGGCCCCACGATCCGTCTCCAAGGGTCAAGTAGTTCTATTTGTGAAAGATAACAAGGGATTGACATACAGGGACAACCAGATTCTAACTGGAGAGGAACCGTTTTCTGCCTTCGGCTACTCCTTGACAGCCATCGACGTCAATGATGATTC ATTTGATGATCTCATCGTTGGTAGTCCTATGTATCTCGAGAAGGACCAAAGTATTGGTGGCGCCATCTACATTTACATGGGAAGCGACTCTGAAATg ATTACCAAAGATTCCGTGCCAATTAAGATTACAAGTCGTAAGATGAGTGAAAGTGACTGTTTGAAATTCATGTGTAAGGATGCTAGGTTTGGACACACACTGGCGAAGGCAGGGGACGTCAACCTTGACGGTTATCAAG ATCTGGTGGTCGGAGCTCCGTATGAGGGTGTTGATAAGGGAGCTATCTACATCTTCCATGGCTCTGCTGACGGTCTGAAGGAAACCTACGCTCAG AGAATCTATGCCTCGGACATCGTCACCAGTCCACCACTCAGAGCATTTGGACACGCAATCTCTGGTGGTATGGACATGGATGGAAATGGGTATGATGACATCGCTGTTGGCTCCTACGAATCTGGACAGGCCATTCTCCTACGGACACGACCAATCGTTCACTTGACTTCTGCTATCTCTGTTCAACCTAACAAATTCAACATTTCTGAGACAGCTTTGTGTTTTAATGGAGTGAAAAAACGCTGTGTTGTTATGACATTCATTCTGTCGTACACCATCGAACCCGTCAGAAG TGTACCACTTCAGGTTATCTATACCATTGAAGCTGATACAGGAAAACAGAGAAAACGTGTGGAGTTTGATAATCCCACCCCAGGCATGAACGGTCAGATTGAGAAAACTGTGACCCTACCAATAGTGAACAGGAATGTGGAAGTCAAACATATCATTTATCTTAAG GACAATTTCCAGGACAAACTCCACCCAGTTCAGTTCAAGGCCACCTATAGACTCCCCGACGAGAACTGGCCCACACGCCGTAAACGACAGGCCAGCTTTCCTGACATAAATAACTTTCCTGTTCTCGTCATGACTGGTGGGACAGACGCCACAGATATAACACTTAATACACAG ATAGCATTCGCCAAGGAGTGTGGCAGCAACGATATTTGTGAGAGCAGTTTGTCTCTGATGGCGGAGGTCAAACTGGCAGATGT aGATCAGCAGACTGGTTACAAGGTGATGACTGATATCGGATCAGACCTGACTATTAAGTTCACAGTAACTAATAAAATGGAGCCGGCATATGAGACAATGTTCTATATTGTTGTTCCAAAAGAGTTTGAATACAAAAATTCCAAGGCTTTGAACTCT GATTCCTTCTTGCCAGAGTGTTCTGTGTACAATGCCACTCTGATGACTTGTGGAGGACTTGGAAATCCGCTGTTCAAGACTGTTGTCAGGGAATTTACAATCACTTTTAATACTGCAGGTCTCGACCCCAAAACAAACTTCTTTTCCATAAAAGCTTTTGTGAATAC GACGAGTTCGGAACAGACACCTAATGAAGATGTGAAGAACTTGATGGTGAAGGTTGTGTCGAAGACAAACATGGTTGTATACGG GTCAGCCAAACCAGATGCGGATGTGGTGTTTAGTGGAGAGGTGCGAGGGGAAAGTGCCATCAGTAGGGCAGCTCAGATTGGTCCTTCTATCAACCATACTTATGTG GTTTTGAATGATGGTAACAGTACAGTAGGCCAGGCAGAGTTACAAATTGATTGGCCATATGAGATGAAACCCTTGCTACCTGGACACAGTGGCAAGCACCTGCTTTACCTAATCGACATCCAG ACGGAGTATGGTGATATTGACTGTAGCCGCATGGACCCATCAATATTCAACCCACTGAATGTAGAT ACAAATGAGGATGGTTATACAACTGTTGGTCAGCGGCGTAGACGACAAGCAGAGACAAATGTTgatgaagaagaaaaagaaggaaaGAATGACGACTCCAGAGTACGGCTTGCAGAACAGAGGGAAAAAATGGAAAAAGTAGTGGTTTTG agCTGTGAACAAGAAAATGTACAATGCTCCCGTTTGACGTGCATGATTTATCGTCTGGGTCCATCAGACTCTGCCAGTGTCAAGGTCGTTGCTCGGTTGTGGGAAAGCACACTACTGGAGGATTACCCAGCCGTCGACATGGTCAAAATACAATCTAAAGGTCAAGTTAAAACTTGA